A stretch of Aureispira sp. CCB-E DNA encodes these proteins:
- the dnaE gene encoding DNA polymerase III subunit alpha, which translates to MPEFVHLHSHTQFSLLDGASNIDILMEKAAADNMKAVALTDHGNMFGAFKFVAAAEKQGIKPIVGCEFYLVEDRHKQSFAKAKGERDKRYHQLMLAKNQVGYQNLCKLCSYGFMEGLYSKFPRIDKELIEKYHEGLIVTSCCVGAEIPQAIIEGDIEKAEELLKWWLNIFGEDYYIEIQRHRGLEDLDIFKNGKRVMSGVSQEDVNQVLLGFAKKYNIKVIATNDAHYVEEEDWEAHDMLLCINTGSLVEDTNRFKFSSSDFYFKTQAEMNAIFTDVPESIANTMEIYDKVDKLTLARDILLPAYPLPPQYNTQDEYLRGLTYEGAKRRYGMITAEISERLDFELGVIKNSGYPGYFLIVQDFTTEARKMGVSVGPGRGSAAGSAVAYCLGITNIDPIKYDLLFERFLNPERISMPDIDIDFDDVGRSKVMDYVIEKYGRNQVAQIITYGSMAARSSLQDVGRVMNIPLQEVIAAKKVLPENLSVTLKKVLADGDIDPKLKGKLNSEEVELAYQFRKLAEDQGHIGTMIQNAKKLEGSIRNTGIHACGVVITPDDITNFVPVTVAKDSDLLVSQFDNSVAEDAGLLKMDFLGLKTLTIIKDACKIIKAKHGVEIEPDEIPLDDQKTYELFQRGETIGVFQYESPGMQKYMRELVPSEFSDLIAMNALYRPGPIAYIPLFIDRKHGREPIEFDLEDMREYLDETYGITVYQEQVMLLSQKLAGFTKGEADMLRKAMGKKKKKLIDQMFPKFEEGCAKNGHTGDVVKKIWKDWEAFASYAFNKSHSTCYAFVAFQTAYLKAHYPAEFMASVLTHNKSDISKVNFFLQECKNQNVEVLGPDINESYMNFSVNQEGKIRFGLSALKGVGEGPVEEILKTKKESGEPYKDIFDIVRRINLKVANKKCFESLAYGGAFDAFGLDRAVYFTKIDGKHTFLELVLRYGNAYQKQKSELAFSLFGADAVDQTMPEPKLPETVTEWNLMEKLKKEKEVTGIYLSGHPLDDYRLEISKFTKTINRLDEFKDQEVAIAGIITSVNHRVSQKGSLFGFVGIEDYEGSVFEFGLFGDSYLKHRHLLETDTVIYIKGKYQKSWRDPNQYELRINEIQLLDEVGSSKIKGIAINLPIQQLTPQLIDQLDRICDKYKGEQQFSVNLLDAANKIILQLDSANRRINADSLFTNELDSLGLKHKTIL; encoded by the coding sequence ATGCCAGAATTCGTACACTTACACTCTCATACTCAATTTTCACTTCTAGATGGAGCTTCCAATATTGATATTTTGATGGAAAAAGCTGCTGCTGATAATATGAAAGCCGTCGCTTTGACCGATCATGGAAATATGTTTGGGGCGTTCAAATTTGTGGCTGCTGCCGAAAAACAAGGCATTAAGCCAATCGTGGGTTGTGAATTTTATTTGGTAGAAGATCGACACAAACAATCTTTTGCCAAAGCAAAAGGAGAACGAGACAAACGTTACCATCAATTGATGTTGGCCAAGAATCAAGTTGGTTATCAAAACCTGTGTAAGCTTTGTTCTTATGGCTTTATGGAAGGGCTTTACAGCAAATTCCCACGTATTGACAAAGAATTAATTGAAAAGTATCACGAAGGTTTGATTGTTACCAGTTGTTGTGTAGGGGCAGAAATTCCCCAAGCTATTATAGAAGGTGACATCGAAAAAGCTGAAGAACTGCTTAAATGGTGGTTGAACATTTTTGGCGAAGATTATTATATCGAAATTCAACGACATCGTGGCTTAGAAGACTTGGACATTTTCAAGAATGGAAAGCGTGTCATGAGTGGCGTTAGTCAGGAAGATGTCAACCAAGTTCTATTAGGTTTTGCCAAAAAATACAACATCAAAGTTATTGCAACGAACGATGCCCATTATGTGGAAGAAGAAGACTGGGAAGCTCATGATATGTTACTGTGTATCAATACGGGTTCTTTGGTAGAGGACACGAATCGTTTTAAATTCTCTAGTTCTGATTTCTACTTTAAGACTCAAGCAGAAATGAATGCTATTTTCACCGACGTTCCTGAGTCGATCGCCAATACGATGGAAATTTATGACAAGGTAGACAAACTTACTTTGGCACGAGACATCTTATTGCCAGCCTACCCTCTGCCTCCTCAATACAATACTCAAGATGAATACCTTAGAGGTTTGACCTATGAAGGAGCCAAAAGAAGGTATGGCATGATAACAGCCGAAATTTCGGAACGATTGGATTTTGAACTAGGAGTTATCAAAAATTCAGGTTATCCTGGATACTTCTTAATTGTACAAGATTTTACAACAGAAGCTCGAAAAATGGGCGTCTCGGTTGGTCCAGGACGTGGTTCGGCAGCTGGTTCGGCAGTGGCTTATTGTTTGGGAATTACCAATATTGACCCGATTAAATACGACTTACTTTTTGAGCGTTTCTTAAATCCTGAACGGATTTCGATGCCCGATATTGATATTGATTTTGATGATGTGGGACGTTCTAAAGTAATGGATTATGTGATTGAAAAATATGGTCGTAACCAAGTAGCTCAAATTATCACCTATGGTTCGATGGCCGCCCGTTCTTCGCTCCAAGATGTGGGACGAGTAATGAACATTCCCTTACAAGAAGTGATTGCCGCCAAAAAAGTATTGCCTGAAAACTTGTCTGTCACACTAAAAAAAGTTTTAGCAGATGGCGATATTGACCCTAAATTAAAAGGCAAACTAAATTCTGAAGAGGTAGAATTAGCCTATCAATTCAGAAAATTGGCAGAAGATCAGGGGCATATCGGAACGATGATTCAAAATGCTAAAAAATTAGAAGGTTCCATTCGAAATACGGGGATTCATGCCTGTGGGGTAGTTATTACGCCTGACGATATTACAAATTTCGTTCCCGTAACTGTAGCCAAAGATTCTGATTTATTGGTTTCTCAGTTTGATAACTCTGTTGCAGAAGATGCTGGACTTCTAAAAATGGATTTCTTGGGACTCAAAACCCTAACCATTATCAAAGATGCTTGTAAAATCATTAAAGCAAAACATGGCGTAGAAATAGAACCGGATGAAATTCCTCTAGATGATCAAAAAACATACGAACTCTTTCAACGTGGTGAAACGATTGGGGTGTTCCAGTATGAGAGTCCTGGCATGCAAAAATACATGAGGGAATTGGTGCCTTCTGAGTTCTCTGATTTAATTGCAATGAACGCTTTGTATCGTCCTGGTCCAATTGCTTATATCCCACTTTTTATTGATAGAAAGCATGGTAGAGAGCCGATTGAATTTGACTTGGAAGATATGCGAGAGTACCTTGATGAAACCTATGGTATTACAGTCTATCAAGAGCAAGTGATGCTTCTTTCCCAAAAGTTGGCTGGTTTCACAAAAGGGGAAGCCGATATGCTACGAAAAGCAATGGGAAAGAAGAAAAAGAAATTGATTGACCAAATGTTTCCTAAGTTCGAAGAAGGTTGTGCTAAGAATGGTCATACAGGAGATGTTGTCAAAAAAATATGGAAAGACTGGGAGGCCTTTGCTTCTTATGCTTTTAATAAATCCCATTCTACTTGTTATGCTTTTGTTGCTTTCCAAACAGCCTACTTAAAAGCACATTACCCTGCTGAATTTATGGCTTCGGTCCTCACGCACAACAAAAGTGATATTAGCAAGGTTAATTTCTTTTTGCAAGAATGTAAAAATCAAAATGTTGAGGTACTGGGTCCAGATATTAACGAGAGTTATATGAACTTCTCGGTTAACCAAGAAGGAAAAATACGCTTTGGCTTGTCAGCATTAAAAGGCGTTGGTGAAGGACCTGTTGAAGAAATTTTAAAAACTAAAAAAGAATCTGGAGAGCCTTACAAAGATATTTTTGATATTGTTCGACGCATCAATCTAAAAGTAGCCAATAAAAAATGCTTTGAAAGTCTAGCTTATGGTGGTGCCTTTGATGCTTTTGGTTTGGATAGAGCAGTTTATTTTACAAAAATAGACGGCAAACATACATTCTTGGAATTGGTATTGCGATATGGAAATGCCTACCAAAAACAAAAATCTGAATTAGCCTTCTCCCTTTTTGGTGCCGATGCTGTCGATCAAACAATGCCCGAGCCGAAACTTCCTGAGACAGTCACAGAGTGGAATTTGATGGAAAAACTAAAAAAGGAAAAAGAGGTAACAGGAATTTACCTCAGTGGGCATCCTTTGGATGATTATCGTCTAGAAATTTCTAAGTTTACTAAAACCATCAATCGTTTAGACGAATTCAAAGACCAAGAAGTAGCTATCGCAGGTATTATCACTTCTGTCAACCATCGTGTTAGTCAAAAAGGAAGCTTATTTGGTTTTGTTGGTATTGAAGATTATGAAGGAAGCGTTTTTGAATTTGGCTTGTTTGGTGATTCTTACCTCAAACACCGTCATTTATTAGAAACAGATACCGTTATCTATATCAAAGGAAAATACCAAAAAAGCTGGCGAGACCCCAATCAATACGAATTACGTATCAACGAAATCCAACTCTTAGATGAGGTAGGAAGTAGTAAAATTAAAGGGATTGCAATCAATTTGCCCATTCAACAACTCACACCTCAATTGATCGATCAATTGGATAGAATTTGTGATAAATACAAGGGAGAGCAACAATTTTCGGTTAATTTGCTTGATGCAGCTAATAAAATTATTTTGCAATTAGATTCTGCCAATCGCCGCATTAACGCTGATAGTTTGTTTACCAACGAATTGGATAGTTTGGGGCTTAAACACAAAACAATTCTTTAG
- a CDS encoding TerB family tellurite resistance protein — translation MKELKFWLGKLVGPIVGASVGGFWGGLIGLILGAILDKLHRDGGQLWLNKNAPASIEDTDPNDFIVGSILLAGAVVKADGEVDDLELSYVRSFLVEQFGTLQMDDYWHILMEAINNDFDLKKTTQQIRRTTSYETRLQLIHFLFGIANADYSIDEAEIAAIKVISIHLGVEAGEFDSIKAMFYQAMDAYYKILEISPSARDEDVKDAYHFMLKKYHPDKLEHLGEGVKKAATAKFLKVQEAYENIKQERGFR, via the coding sequence ATGAAGGAACTAAAATTTTGGTTAGGCAAACTGGTAGGACCAATAGTAGGAGCAAGTGTAGGTGGTTTTTGGGGCGGATTAATTGGTTTGATTTTGGGGGCTATTTTGGATAAACTGCACCGAGATGGGGGACAGCTTTGGCTGAATAAAAATGCGCCAGCTTCGATTGAAGATACCGATCCTAATGATTTTATTGTTGGCTCTATATTATTGGCTGGTGCCGTTGTAAAAGCTGATGGTGAGGTTGATGATTTAGAACTAAGTTATGTGCGTTCTTTTTTAGTAGAGCAGTTTGGTACCCTTCAGATGGATGATTATTGGCATATTTTAATGGAAGCGATAAACAATGACTTTGATTTAAAAAAAACAACTCAACAAATTCGCAGAACAACTAGCTATGAAACTCGTTTGCAATTGATTCATTTTTTGTTTGGGATAGCCAATGCCGATTATTCAATAGATGAGGCAGAAATCGCGGCCATAAAAGTTATTAGCATTCACCTTGGCGTAGAGGCGGGAGAATTTGACTCTATCAAAGCCATGTTTTATCAAGCGATGGATGCCTATTATAAAATATTAGAAATTTCACCTTCTGCCCGAGATGAAGACGTTAAAGATGCCTATCATTTTATGCTCAAAAAATATCATCCTGATAAGTTAGAGCACTTGGGAGAAGGTGTTAAAAAAGCCGCTACTGCTAAGTTCTTAAAAGTACAAGAAGCCTATGAGAATATAAAGCAAGAGCGTGGATTTCGTTAA
- a CDS encoding pirin family protein — protein MKHKDSPQEHPIIKIKPLGFQWETADPFLFCVHHDDKFPKGNDQMGPDPALLKGRAIGQDFILKDGWRMYHGETVPGFPGHPHRGFETITVVRKGMVDHADSLGGSGRYGDGDIQWMTAGKGIQHSEMFPLIHKDKENHMELFQIWLNLPQKNKMVDAHYKMLWGDTIPNYEHQDTNGKQTQVEVMAGTLGEYKAPAPPPNSWAADAANEVAIWNIRIEANGTWTIPKAGKGINRTLYFYEGNDLELQGTTIAPYHAIEVHSDQDLELKVGATEAKILLLQGKPINEPVVQHGPFVMNTRQEIQQAFADYQQTRFGGWPWPKYDQVHDRNLGRFAKHADGREEIMKG, from the coding sequence ATGAAACACAAAGATTCGCCTCAAGAACATCCTATTATAAAAATTAAACCATTGGGCTTTCAGTGGGAAACAGCCGATCCATTTTTGTTTTGTGTGCATCATGACGATAAGTTCCCAAAGGGAAACGATCAGATGGGACCAGACCCTGCTTTGTTAAAAGGGCGTGCAATTGGACAAGATTTTATCTTGAAAGATGGTTGGCGAATGTATCATGGAGAAACGGTGCCTGGCTTTCCTGGGCATCCTCATCGTGGATTCGAGACCATTACGGTAGTCCGAAAGGGGATGGTAGATCATGCCGATTCGTTGGGCGGCTCTGGGCGTTATGGAGATGGAGATATTCAGTGGATGACAGCAGGAAAAGGAATTCAGCATTCTGAAATGTTTCCACTAATACACAAGGATAAAGAAAATCATATGGAGTTGTTCCAAATTTGGCTTAATTTGCCTCAAAAAAATAAAATGGTAGATGCACATTATAAGATGTTGTGGGGCGACACCATTCCAAATTATGAGCATCAGGATACCAATGGGAAGCAAACACAGGTAGAAGTAATGGCTGGAACATTGGGCGAGTACAAGGCACCTGCGCCGCCTCCAAATTCTTGGGCAGCTGATGCTGCTAATGAGGTAGCTATTTGGAATATTAGAATTGAAGCGAATGGAACTTGGACAATACCTAAAGCAGGAAAGGGGATTAACCGTACCTTGTATTTTTATGAGGGGAATGATTTAGAGCTTCAAGGAACAACGATAGCACCATACCATGCTATAGAAGTGCATTCTGATCAGGATTTGGAATTAAAAGTGGGGGCTACAGAGGCAAAAATATTGTTGCTTCAAGGCAAGCCTATCAATGAACCAGTTGTACAGCATGGACCATTTGTGATGAATACACGACAGGAAATTCAACAAGCTTTTGCTGATTATCAGCAAACTCGTTTTGGAGGATGGCCTTGGCCAAAGTACGATCAAGTACATGATAGAAACTTAGGACGTTTTGCCAAGCATGCCGACGGTAGAGAAGAGATTATGAAAGGATAA
- a CDS encoding outer membrane lipoprotein carrier protein LolA, producing the protein MKLLKNITLISCLLFTFINTYAQPGQAFKEKSDPEATKILKNLKKVYGKYDGLEIDYELKLEYGEEEEIQKGSIYQKGEKYKINNNGNIIINDGEKVLMYIKKQNELQVNDIIPEEEQPFTPAKILNIDENDKDFVYAITGEDSRGYKIEFKPLDRDSEIMKIRIRVNKAQTEISSVKIFSDDGSRMTFIVKDIKNIKETSNSFKFDKSQYPGVTEIDLRD; encoded by the coding sequence ATGAAATTACTCAAAAATATCACCTTAATTAGTTGTTTACTTTTTACTTTTATTAATACTTATGCACAGCCAGGGCAGGCGTTCAAAGAGAAATCTGATCCAGAAGCAACCAAAATTCTTAAAAACCTAAAAAAGGTATATGGAAAATACGATGGATTGGAGATTGATTATGAGCTAAAGTTGGAGTATGGAGAGGAGGAAGAAATTCAAAAAGGAAGCATCTATCAAAAAGGAGAGAAGTATAAAATTAATAACAATGGGAATATTATTATTAATGATGGGGAAAAGGTCTTGATGTATATTAAGAAGCAAAATGAATTGCAAGTAAATGATATTATTCCTGAAGAAGAACAACCTTTTACACCTGCTAAGATTTTGAACATAGATGAAAACGATAAAGATTTCGTTTATGCTATCACAGGAGAAGATAGTAGAGGGTATAAAATTGAATTCAAACCTTTGGATAGAGATTCCGAAATTATGAAAATTCGTATTCGTGTTAACAAAGCACAAACAGAAATTAGTTCTGTAAAAATATTTTCGGACGATGGTAGTCGCATGACGTTTATCGTAAAAGATATTAAAAATATAAAAGAAACAAGTAATAGTTTCAAATTTGACAAATCGCAGTATCCTGGAGTGACAGAGATTGATTTACGAGATTAA
- a CDS encoding SDR family oxidoreductase, giving the protein MTASIIVITGANSGIGKATALALAKQGNQVVMICRSKERGLAAQQEIIKESGNNNVTLELCDLASHESIKSCSLVMHQKYRAIDVLINNAGGIFGKHQLTKDGLEMTFGLNHMGYFLFTHYMLDLVKAGTGKRIVSVASLAHKIPSSIPWGDLQLRNVSYRQFKAYGLSKLYNIYFTKVLAKKLLDEGTGITVNCLHPGSIYTGFGASGSKAFAKLVQLGGRFLPKADTGAKTSVYLATAEEVASVTGTYYAHGKKARISRLAKDKKAAQRIWDKSMELANIKSYGVTEQEYA; this is encoded by the coding sequence ATGACAGCGTCAATAATTGTTATCACAGGAGCTAATTCAGGAATAGGAAAGGCAACAGCCTTAGCACTGGCTAAGCAAGGCAATCAAGTTGTAATGATTTGTCGTAGCAAAGAAAGAGGACTCGCCGCACAACAAGAGATTATAAAAGAAAGTGGTAATAACAATGTCACGTTAGAGTTATGCGATTTGGCTTCTCATGAGTCCATTAAGTCCTGTAGCCTTGTCATGCACCAAAAATACAGAGCGATAGATGTATTGATTAATAATGCTGGAGGAATATTCGGCAAACATCAATTGACCAAAGATGGTTTGGAGATGACTTTTGGGCTAAATCATATGGGGTATTTTTTGTTTACACATTATATGCTAGATTTAGTAAAAGCAGGAACAGGAAAGCGAATTGTAAGCGTGGCTTCTCTGGCGCACAAAATTCCATCGAGCATTCCATGGGGAGATTTGCAACTGAGAAATGTATCTTACCGTCAATTCAAAGCTTATGGATTGTCTAAACTTTATAATATTTATTTTACGAAAGTGTTGGCAAAAAAGCTCCTTGATGAGGGCACTGGAATTACTGTAAATTGTTTGCACCCAGGATCAATCTATACAGGGTTTGGTGCTTCAGGGAGTAAGGCTTTTGCAAAATTAGTGCAGTTAGGAGGGCGTTTTTTGCCCAAAGCAGATACTGGGGCTAAGACTTCTGTTTATTTAGCAACAGCGGAAGAAGTAGCTTCTGTAACAGGAACCTATTATGCACACGGCAAGAAGGCACGTATTAGCCGATTGGCAAAGGACAAAAAAGCTGCCCAAAGAATTTGGGATAAGAGCATGGAGTTGGCAAACATCAAATCTTATGGAGTGACGGAGCAAGAGTATGCCTAA
- a CDS encoding DUF4442 domain-containing protein — protein sequence MNKLSKIVHKIYKLPAFMQKTALSYSIGNVVKFVGTAGLRFEKMSQHEVILSLENKAKVQNHIGQVHAVATALLAETATGMVVGMNLPDDKIPLLKNMSIDYTKRSQGAQKAIATITPEMIERLKVEDKGDLLIPVTITDSVGTEVVQVEMLWAWILKKRK from the coding sequence ATGAATAAACTAAGCAAGATTGTACATAAGATTTACAAGTTACCTGCTTTTATGCAAAAAACAGCACTCTCCTATTCTATTGGTAATGTTGTAAAATTTGTAGGAACGGCAGGGCTTCGATTTGAAAAAATGAGTCAGCATGAAGTAATTTTGTCGCTAGAAAACAAAGCGAAGGTACAAAACCATATTGGTCAAGTTCATGCTGTCGCCACTGCTTTGTTAGCAGAAACGGCCACAGGCATGGTGGTAGGCATGAACTTGCCTGACGACAAGATTCCTCTTTTAAAAAATATGTCTATAGATTACACCAAACGCAGTCAAGGTGCTCAAAAAGCTATTGCTACGATTACTCCAGAAATGATCGAACGGCTAAAAGTAGAGGATAAAGGGGATTTATTAATTCCTGTTACAATCACTGATTCAGTAGGTACGGAAGTAGTTCAAGTAGAAATGCTTTGGGCTTGGATTCTCAAAAAAAGAAAATAA
- a CDS encoding HD family phosphohydrolase has product MSLKIIQNSIDTIPHIVRFILLGMLALFISLFFPTNLNFDYDFEQGKRWKHNDLKAPFDFPIKKTPQEIEWERARIAKQIDPYYRWDKEVITTQKQAFEKAFHTAWALYEPNDSSQLLDSLEYVRFGLEVLDKIYTKRLIELEPKHREQKENFVFDLLDGNVDLGEFSVQDVYTNKAAIQFLVDTLYSVEDELTESKFLSDLLEQILVVPNITFDSIVTQKSLEDAFNSVSPYRGMVKAGDPIVTRDRLIDSITYSKLISYQTKYNQEINQHKNSWLIYLGYLALTIALIAIFALFVQFYTPEVFYNFRHLSLILLIIAGYAYLAYIVHDIYILDLYVIPFCIIPIIIINFFNAQLALFTHVIIILLISMLLSLDYHFILIQILVGMVAVVNKLKTRHLSDFFVSLLYIGIAYAAGFISLELIHTGTIFPIVSDNGTVIEEGVRWHMLGWVLFNVFLTLLSYPLIPLFEKLFGLTSDITLVELADMDNYLLKELSIRAPGTLQHSLQVANLSEAAAKVIGANSLLVKVAALYHDIGKMSNPQYYIENQNDSSPHSKLTNLESAQMIIKHVTEGVKLAKKNRLPTVLIDFILTHHGTTRVEYFYRMEQKEQPDKEIDPTNFTYPGPKPQTKEQAIMMMADSLEAASKSLKSPTEEDINNLVENIIKGKITMGQLENTNLSFQELEEVKKVFKKLLKSMNHVRIAYPDEEKK; this is encoded by the coding sequence ATGAGTTTAAAAATAATACAAAATTCCATTGATACGATACCGCATATTGTGCGCTTCATTTTGCTAGGAATGTTGGCTTTATTTATTAGTTTATTTTTTCCTACGAACTTGAATTTTGATTATGATTTTGAGCAAGGCAAACGTTGGAAACACAATGACTTAAAAGCTCCTTTTGATTTTCCAATAAAGAAAACCCCCCAAGAAATAGAATGGGAACGAGCGCGAATTGCCAAGCAAATAGATCCTTATTATCGATGGGATAAGGAAGTTATTACAACGCAAAAGCAAGCTTTTGAAAAGGCATTTCATACAGCTTGGGCGCTTTATGAACCCAATGACTCCAGTCAATTGTTAGATTCTTTGGAGTATGTTCGTTTTGGATTAGAGGTATTGGATAAAATCTATACCAAGCGTTTGATTGAGTTAGAACCTAAGCACAGAGAACAAAAAGAAAATTTTGTATTTGATTTGTTGGATGGTAATGTAGATTTGGGAGAGTTTTCGGTGCAAGATGTATATACTAACAAAGCTGCTATTCAGTTTTTGGTCGATACGCTGTATAGTGTGGAAGATGAATTGACAGAATCCAAATTTTTGTCAGATTTGTTGGAGCAAATTTTAGTTGTTCCTAATATCACATTCGATAGTATAGTGACACAAAAATCTTTAGAAGACGCTTTTAATAGTGTTTCTCCTTATCGGGGTATGGTCAAGGCAGGTGACCCTATTGTTACTAGAGATCGATTGATTGATTCTATTACTTATTCAAAATTAATTTCATACCAAACAAAGTATAACCAAGAGATTAATCAGCATAAAAATAGTTGGTTGATTTACTTGGGGTATCTTGCCTTGACAATTGCATTAATTGCCATATTTGCCTTGTTTGTACAGTTTTATACACCAGAGGTTTTTTATAATTTTAGGCACTTGTCCTTGATTTTATTAATTATTGCTGGCTATGCTTATTTGGCTTACATTGTGCATGATATTTATATATTAGATTTATATGTTATTCCATTTTGTATCATTCCAATTATTATTATTAACTTCTTCAATGCCCAACTAGCTTTATTTACACATGTTATTATTATACTACTAATAAGCATGTTGTTGTCGTTGGATTATCATTTTATTTTGATTCAGATCTTGGTAGGAATGGTAGCTGTTGTTAATAAATTAAAAACAAGACATTTATCTGATTTTTTTGTTTCCTTGTTGTATATAGGAATCGCTTATGCGGCTGGATTCATTAGCTTAGAGCTAATTCATACAGGAACCATATTCCCAATTGTTTCGGATAATGGAACAGTTATAGAAGAAGGAGTACGTTGGCACATGTTGGGTTGGGTGTTGTTTAATGTGTTTTTGACGCTGTTATCTTACCCTTTGATTCCTCTTTTTGAAAAACTATTTGGGTTAACTTCGGATATTACATTGGTGGAATTGGCAGACATGGACAATTATTTGCTAAAAGAACTTTCGATTAGAGCACCTGGGACGTTACAACATTCTTTGCAAGTAGCAAATTTATCGGAAGCAGCTGCAAAGGTAATTGGAGCCAACTCTTTGTTGGTAAAAGTAGCGGCTTTGTATCACGACATTGGTAAAATGTCGAACCCTCAATATTATATAGAAAATCAAAATGATAGTAGTCCGCACAGTAAATTGACAAATTTAGAAAGTGCTCAAATGATTATTAAGCACGTGACAGAAGGGGTCAAACTGGCTAAGAAAAATCGATTGCCAACAGTGCTGATTGATTTCATCTTGACTCATCATGGTACAACTAGAGTCGAGTATTTCTATAGAATGGAGCAAAAAGAACAACCTGACAAAGAGATAGACCCCACTAATTTTACTTATCCTGGTCCCAAGCCACAAACCAAAGAACAAGCTATTATGATGATGGCAGATTCTTTGGAAGCTGCTTCAAAAAGCTTGAAATCACCAACAGAAGAGGATATTAATAATTTGGTAGAGAATATTATTAAAGGAAAAATAACAATGGGGCAACTTGAAAATACAAACCTGTCTTTTCAAGAATTAGAGGAGGTCAAAAAGGTGTTCAAAAAGTTATTAAAAAGTATGAACCACGTTCGTATTGCTTATCCTGACGAAGAAAAAAAATAA